The Flammeovirga yaeyamensis genome segment TATTTTTAATGTTTATTCTCCAAAGAAAAGATAGAGTAAATGATACATATTAAATCAAAACATCAATTCGATACCTCTCATTTTAATTTATCATTTGATATCTCTATTGATAAAGGTGCCTTCGTTGGAGTTTTTGGAGATTCTGGAGCTGGTAAAACTACATTATTTAATATTCTCACTGGTCTAATTAAATCAAATGATACTTTTATAAAAGTAAATGATACTGTGTGGGTAGATACAGAGAATAATATCAACCTCCCACCCCAAAAGCGTAAAGTAGGAATGGTATTTCAAGACTTTGCTCTATTCCCTCATCAAACTGTGCTTCAAAACCTAAAATATGCACAATCAAATGATTCCTCTAATACACTCGATGAGGTATCAGAGATTATGCATCTTAAAGAACTCTATTCCTCTTATCCTCATCAACTATCGGGAGGACAAAAACAACGTGTAGCTATAGCTAGGGCAGTTATTCAAGAACCTGAAATACTATTACTTGACGAACCTCTTTCTGCTTTAGATCACCAAATGAGGGAAAAACTTCAAGAATATTTAAGTGAGATACATCGTAAATATCAGCTAACCACATTGATGATCAGTCATGATATTCCAGAAATTTATAAACTCTGCGACAAGGTTTTACCAATCGAAAAAGGTCAAAATAAAGAATTACAATCGCCTTTGGTATTTTTTAACCCTAACCCTTTACAGGGTAAATTTAAACTAAAAGGAAAAGTTTTAAGCATCCAAAAAGCAGACATTATTTATATTGTCACTTTACTAATAGACAAAGAGGTTATACAAATAACTACTAACGAAACGATAGCAAAATCTTTAGTCCTCGGAGAAAATGTTAGCATTAGTATCAAAGCTTTTCAACCTATCATCGAAAAGCATTAAATAGCTTCTGTTGTTTCTTCTTCGTTTACATAGAATTTATCTAATTGATATTTCACAAAAAGACCTTCAATCACTTCCTCATTTAACGGCTGTAGACTGACAAAAAGTGGTCGCCTTGTTACATTACTACCTGATAAAATCATAACAGGATGTCTATTTTTTAATAGCTTCACTTTGTTATTATTTAGGGTAATACTTAATTCTTTTTTCAAAACAGCTCTCCTATTTGTTCGCATTATGAGTGAATAGTTTAGAGCATCATAAACATAAAATTGTTCCATTTTATTTGAAGAGTATGGCTTGTTTAATATGATATTTTAAGCAGTAATATTATATTGCTCAATATAAAACAAATTAAAAACAATTCAAATAATAAATTGTAATACTTGTATTAATATTCGCAAATTTGAATTGAATTTTCAATGTAACTTCATTACACTATTAATTTCATAAATTAATCTAAGTAACATTATGAATATCACTTTTTTAGGGCATGCTTCCCTTCTAATAGAAACCCAAGGCAAATCATTACTTGTTGATCCATTTATTTCAGCAAACGAAAAAGCTTCGCATATTAATATCGATGAATTAAAAGTAGATTACATTTTAATAACACATGGTCACCAAGACCACGTACTCGATGTTGAAGCAATAGCTGAACGCACAAAAGCACAAATCATATCCAACTTCGAGATCGTTTCTTACTATGGTGAAAAAGGATTGAATGGTCATCCAATGAATCACGGAGGTGAATTCTCTTTCGATTTTGGTCAACTGAAATACGTTAATGCCATTCACTCTAGTGTATTACCTGATGGTACTTACGGAGGCAATCCAGGCGGTTTTATTTTATCCAACGCTGAGGCTTGTATATACATTGCAGGAGATACGGCCCTCACAATGGATATGAAATTAATACCGATGACTTCACCTAAATTGGACTTAGCCATTCTACCTATTGGCGATAATTTCACCATGGGCGTAAATGACGCAGTAATTGCTTCTGAATTTGTAGAATGCGATAAAGTATTGGGATATCATTACGACACCTTCCCTCCAATTGTTATCGATCAAGCAGATGCGAAAGAGAAATTTAAAGCGAAAGGGAAAGAGTTGCTTTTACCTTCTATTGGTGAAAAAATATCTCTATAAATTAAAAATGAAAAGTTAAAAATGAAAAACGTGAAATGTCTGGGGGGAATAAATTCAAGTGAAGAGTGAAAAGCGAAGAGTAAAGAGCGTTTTTTAAAAAAACTTATAAGTGAGAACACTTATTGTTTATAGTAACAATAAGTGTTCTTGTCTTTAGTTCGGTGTTGAAAGTTTACACTAAATTATCTTGGACTACATTCCTCAGCGAGTCGACTTCAGTCACTCGGAACACGAACCACTTACACCGTCCACATATTCGAACTAAGAACATGCCCGACTTATGCAAACCTCTCTCACGGACCACTTACAAGTTAACCCTAACATTTCACGTTTTTCACTTTTCATTTTTAACTTTTCACTTAACTCAAAACCACCACTCCGATTTCAACCCAATATATTGTCCAAAATCCCCTTTATTTCCTGCTTCATAAAATTGAGATAAGCCATTCTGCTTTACGACATCATTATAAAAAGCTAAAGAGTAGACAAATCGGATATGAGGCCTTGCCATTAGTGATCTTTCTCTTGTTGGCACATATACTGGTGCGATGGTAAATTTATTCATCACTCCCAAACCTGGATCGAAACCGACTATACCGTTTGTGAATTCTTGATAATCCCTCATCTGATAATGGTATTCAAACATCAATTGAATTTTATCGGTTAAGAATACTTGTGGACGAACACCAACAGATAAGTCCCATTTTTCATTTGGGCGAGTAGTTCCTACAAACACTGGGGCTGAAGCACCTATGGCATATCGATAAACAGCATACCCCATGATACCCCATTTATCGTTGACATCCCAAACGAAATTTTCAGTAAAGTTTACACCATAGGCTCCATTAAATTGACCTGTCTGGTTCGGGTTACCAAAATTGATAAACGACCTTGAAGACCATCCATCATCACCAGGTCCATTGGCAATTCTAGAACCATATCGAATGGATGAATTATTAATAAAATCTCCTTTTTGATATCTGTGCATCACACCTCCTAAAACTCCATAATCACTTACCCTGTCTTTAATAAATACAGGATCCTTAAGTGAATCTTTACCTGTAAAATGATATTCAGCTAGTAAGTGTAATGAATTATTCTCGTTGATATCAATTTGATGTTGTAAGGCTAAAATATGTTTCTGACGACCATCATCATATAATTCATCACCATAGGGGTTTCCCGGCTGATCTTGTAAGACTAATGAGCTGACTAAGGCAATCTTTGTATTTCCATATTGAAAGCCAAATCCTTGACCTGTAAGGTTATTAAACGTCCAATAATCGGCCATATCGATATTTTTATCTCTGTAATACCTACTTCCAACCCACATGCTTACAGGTATGTTAAAGAGAGTATCATATACCTCAAGATACATTTCGGCAAAATTAATGACCGTATTATTAGCTATAAAAGTATTATTTCCTGAAAAGGATTGTGTGGTTAAAACAAATCGAATATTAGGTTTATCTTTTTCAATTTTAAAGATCTCCTCGATGTTGGCGACAACTGTCATTTCAATATAATCGTTCTCTTCATGACGCCCTCCTAAGGCTCCTTGATGACTTAAATTGAGTCTAGAGCCTACTTTTTCTTCATATACAGAGGAAGATACGCCTACTCTACCATAAGAATGAAATTCAAATTTTGGTTTTTGACCATAAACATAAGAAGAAAGAAAGAGAAGAAAGAGAATTAAGTATTTGTGCATAGTGTTTTTGATTGTAACACAATATACTTAATTAATTACCTACAAAAAAAGAGGCGAAACTAATTTTCAGTTTCACC includes the following:
- a CDS encoding carbohydrate porin yields the protein MHKYLILFLLFLSSYVYGQKPKFEFHSYGRVGVSSSVYEEKVGSRLNLSHQGALGGRHEENDYIEMTVVANIEEIFKIEKDKPNIRFVLTTQSFSGNNTFIANNTVINFAEMYLEVYDTLFNIPVSMWVGSRYYRDKNIDMADYWTFNNLTGQGFGFQYGNTKIALVSSLVLQDQPGNPYGDELYDDGRQKHILALQHQIDINENNSLHLLAEYHFTGKDSLKDPVFIKDRVSDYGVLGGVMHRYQKGDFINNSSIRYGSRIANGPGDDGWSSRSFINFGNPNQTGQFNGAYGVNFTENFVWDVNDKWGIMGYAVYRYAIGASAPVFVGTTRPNEKWDLSVGVRPQVFLTDKIQLMFEYHYQMRDYQEFTNGIVGFDPGLGVMNKFTIAPVYVPTRERSLMARPHIRFVYSLAFYNDVVKQNGLSQFYEAGNKGDFGQYIGLKSEWWF
- a CDS encoding metal-dependent hydrolase translates to MNITFLGHASLLIETQGKSLLVDPFISANEKASHINIDELKVDYILITHGHQDHVLDVEAIAERTKAQIISNFEIVSYYGEKGLNGHPMNHGGEFSFDFGQLKYVNAIHSSVLPDGTYGGNPGGFILSNAEACIYIAGDTALTMDMKLIPMTSPKLDLAILPIGDNFTMGVNDAVIASEFVECDKVLGYHYDTFPPIVIDQADAKEKFKAKGKELLLPSIGEKISL
- a CDS encoding ATP-binding cassette domain-containing protein, which gives rise to MIHIKSKHQFDTSHFNLSFDISIDKGAFVGVFGDSGAGKTTLFNILTGLIKSNDTFIKVNDTVWVDTENNINLPPQKRKVGMVFQDFALFPHQTVLQNLKYAQSNDSSNTLDEVSEIMHLKELYSSYPHQLSGGQKQRVAIARAVIQEPEILLLDEPLSALDHQMREKLQEYLSEIHRKYQLTTLMISHDIPEIYKLCDKVLPIEKGQNKELQSPLVFFNPNPLQGKFKLKGKVLSIQKADIIYIVTLLIDKEVIQITTNETIAKSLVLGENVSISIKAFQPIIEKH